From Mycobacterium lacus, one genomic window encodes:
- the dprA gene encoding DNA-processing protein DprA, producing the protein MSGGPALRAWAYLSRVAEPPCAELAALVRRVGPMEAAERVRRGQVDEDLARHTESRRGIDQAAADLELLARRGGRLITPDDDEWPVLAFAAFRGPGARDRFRGGPPMVLWALGPARLDEVAQRAAAVVGTRAATAYGEHVTSDLAAGLVERDVAVVSGGAYGIDGAAHRAALSSDGITVAVLAGGFDIPYPAGHSALLHRIGQHGLLFTEYPPGVRPARHRFLIRNRLVAAVAAAAVVVEAGLRSGAANTAAWARALGRVVAAVPGPVTSSASAGCHLLLRNGAELITRADDIVELIGRIGELAPEEPRPMTALDGLGEAERQVYEALPGRGAATIDEIAVASGLMPERVLGPLAILEVTGLAERHDGRWRIVRVAKADAAARISQPRLV; encoded by the coding sequence ATGAGTGGCGGTCCGGCATTGCGGGCGTGGGCTTATCTGTCCCGGGTGGCGGAGCCGCCGTGCGCGGAACTGGCGGCACTGGTCCGCCGGGTCGGCCCGATGGAGGCGGCCGAGCGCGTCCGGCGCGGGCAGGTCGACGAGGATCTGGCGCGGCACACCGAGTCCAGGCGCGGAATCGACCAGGCAGCAGCCGATCTCGAGCTACTCGCCCGCCGCGGCGGGCGACTGATCACCCCTGACGACGACGAGTGGCCGGTCCTCGCGTTCGCTGCATTCCGCGGCCCCGGAGCCCGGGACAGGTTCCGCGGCGGGCCGCCGATGGTGCTATGGGCGCTGGGTCCCGCCCGTCTCGACGAGGTCGCCCAGCGGGCCGCGGCCGTCGTGGGAACCCGGGCCGCCACGGCCTACGGCGAACACGTGACCTCGGATCTGGCGGCCGGGCTGGTCGAGCGCGACGTCGCGGTGGTCTCTGGTGGCGCGTACGGCATCGACGGCGCCGCTCATCGCGCCGCGCTCAGTTCCGACGGCATCACCGTGGCGGTGCTGGCGGGCGGCTTCGACATCCCCTATCCGGCCGGCCACTCGGCGCTGCTGCATCGCATCGGCCAGCACGGGCTGCTGTTCACCGAATACCCGCCCGGCGTCCGCCCGGCCCGGCACCGATTCCTGATCCGCAACCGCCTGGTGGCCGCGGTTGCCGCGGCGGCCGTCGTCGTGGAAGCGGGCTTGCGCAGCGGCGCCGCGAATACCGCCGCCTGGGCACGGGCGCTGGGCCGGGTGGTGGCGGCGGTTCCCGGGCCGGTCACGTCGTCGGCGTCGGCGGGTTGTCATCTGCTGCTGCGCAACGGCGCGGAGTTGATCACCCGAGCCGACGACATCGTCGAGCTGATCGGTCGCATCGGCGAGCTGGCGCCCGAAGAACCCCGGCCGATGACGGCGTTGGACGGGCTCGGCGAAGCCGAGCGTCAGGTGTACGAGGCGTTGCCGGGCCGGGGCGCCGCCACGATCGACGAGATCGCCGTCGCCTCCGGACTGATGCCCGAGCGGGTACTGGGGCCGCTGGCGATCCTCGAGGTGACCGGGTTGGCTGAGCGCCACGACGGTCGGTGGCGAATCGTTCGCGTCGCTAAGGCCGACGCCGCGGCCCGGATTTCGCAGCCGCGGCTCGTATAG